One region of Campylobacter concisus genomic DNA includes:
- a CDS encoding GGDEF domain-containing protein, with translation MRRISLYTAQKIIIFSILLTHVCYFFIFLFMKEEILAVMNVFSVATYLFLLRLIYDSPENNKITMVIVQLEILFHALVCMLTLGWGYGFGLLFLASSLILFFTSFTYKFFNYIIVAVQIILSIACYVYLDGQPVKNFDGFRDLLFVFNLSMVCIFSVVVSYLLESSNLFIFLSILEEKEMAENILNHDPLTGLLNRTSMQKILSQNDLYKNRDFAIVMCDIDNFKKINDTYGHGAGDAVLKSLSGIFKNTFRDKDRVARFGGEEFLAVVLGVKKDAAVSIVERVRETLSKNIVEFENIKINATMTFGVVAHDGTGEFSLEKMIKQADNLLYAGKRSGKNIVMSADYDPKA, from the coding sequence ATGCGTAGAATTTCACTCTATACGGCTCAAAAAATTATTATATTTTCAATATTATTAACTCACGTCTGTTATTTTTTTATTTTTTTATTTATGAAAGAAGAAATTCTAGCAGTTATGAATGTATTTTCAGTAGCAACCTATCTTTTTCTTTTAAGGCTTATTTACGATAGCCCTGAAAATAACAAGATAACAATGGTAATAGTCCAGCTTGAAATTTTATTTCATGCATTAGTTTGTATGCTGACACTTGGATGGGGATATGGATTTGGGTTATTGTTTTTAGCGTCGTCGCTAATACTATTTTTTACTTCATTTACCTATAAATTTTTTAACTACATAATAGTTGCAGTGCAAATAATTTTATCCATAGCCTGCTATGTATATTTAGATGGACAGCCTGTAAAAAATTTTGACGGCTTTAGAGATCTACTTTTTGTTTTTAACTTAAGTATGGTTTGTATATTTTCGGTTGTTGTTTCGTACCTTTTGGAAAGCTCAAATTTATTTATATTTTTAAGTATCTTAGAGGAAAAAGAGATGGCTGAAAATATCTTAAATCACGATCCATTAACAGGGCTTTTAAATCGTACTTCGATGCAGAAAATTTTAAGCCAAAACGATCTATATAAAAATAGGGACTTTGCTATCGTTATGTGCGATATTGATAACTTTAAAAAAATAAATGACACTTATGGACACGGCGCAGGAGATGCTGTTTTAAAAAGCTTATCAGGCATATTTAAAAACACATTTAGAGATAAAGATAGAGTAGCTAGATTTGGTGGAGAAGAATTTTTAGCAGTCGTCTTGGGCGTAAAAAAAGATGCAGCTGTAAGTATCGTAGAGCGTGTTAGAGAGACTTTGAGTAAAAATATAGTTGAGTTTGAAAATATAAAGATCAACGCAACTATGACTTTTGGAGTAGTTGCTCATGATGGTACGGGAGAATTTAGCTTAGAGAAGATGATAAAACAAGCTGATAATCTACTTTATGCTGGCAAGCGAAGTGGTAAAAATATCGTTATGAGTGCGGATTACGATCCAAAAGCATAA
- a CDS encoding GGDEF domain-containing protein: MTHDFVDQSSYKAIDDIYKTILDVMIATNALSLFLFMIIATPLLFMCLLFIAAGILLRIKFDIKYRVLISLAFHLNIILLVTIIVTTMGWNTGIWIILVGVIFINYFLAFDSKSLTYIMAILELILLILLYFIHKDEAPLIPPAIRGTIVVCSIAFAFFIVLRLSMFADVITSSGYQQIRKETEELEKDSKHDFLTQLLNRRTIEKTLRFELVANKERSGNTNLVIMLGDIDNFKKINDTYGHDCGDEVLKDVASALKKSFRGKDYVCRWGGEEFLIILPDTKIEFIHEVSKRLKKQINNAKLPDKTPVTMTFGMLICANGVEVDFEQAITLVDKLLYEGKLNGKDRIELEILKKGLDA, encoded by the coding sequence TTGACACACGATTTTGTAGATCAAAGTAGTTATAAAGCGATCGATGATATCTATAAAACGATATTAGACGTTATGATAGCTACGAATGCACTATCTTTGTTCCTTTTTATGATCATAGCTACACCACTACTTTTTATGTGCTTATTATTTATAGCAGCTGGTATATTGCTTAGAATAAAATTTGACATAAAATATAGAGTATTGATATCCCTTGCATTTCACCTAAATATCATATTACTTGTTACTATTATTGTTACTACTATGGGTTGGAATACTGGAATTTGGATAATACTTGTTGGTGTAATTTTTATAAACTACTTTCTAGCGTTTGATTCAAAGAGTCTTACTTATATAATGGCAATTTTAGAATTAATCTTGCTTATACTTCTTTATTTTATTCATAAAGATGAGGCGCCGCTGATCCCACCAGCTATACGAGGGACGATAGTCGTGTGCAGTATTGCTTTTGCTTTTTTTATTGTTTTAAGACTTTCAATGTTTGCAGATGTTATCACGTCTAGTGGATATCAGCAAATAAGAAAAGAGACAGAAGAGCTTGAAAAGGACTCAAAGCATGATTTTTTAACGCAGCTTTTAAATAGAAGAACAATAGAAAAAACTTTAAGATTTGAACTAGTTGCTAATAAGGAAAGAAGTGGTAATACAAATTTAGTCATAATGCTAGGCGATATTGATAATTTTAAAAAAATAAACGATACATACGGGCATGACTGCGGTGATGAGGTCTTAAAAGATGTAGCCAGTGCTTTAAAGAAATCATTTAGAGGTAAAGACTATGTTTGCCGCTGGGGTGGAGAAGAATTTTTGATAATCTTGCCCGATACAAAGATAGAATTTATCCACGAAGTGAGTAAAAGACTTAAAAAACAGATAAACAACGCAAAGCTTCCAGATAAAACTCCAGTTACTATGACCTTTGGCATGCTAATATGTGCAAATGGTGTTGAGGTGGATTTTGAGCAAGCCATAACTTTAGTAGACAAGCTGCTTTATGAAGGCAAGCTAAATGGCAAAGACCGTATCGAATTAGAAATTTTAAAAAAGGGCTTGGATGCGTAG
- a CDS encoding mechanosensitive ion channel family protein encodes MRKILTIVLLSFLTLFGAEDNKTQEESIISLTNQILTLNNQIQIIKAQQKDTNSSKTDNSNLASLQKKKNDLLEKIPLYIMQIEVTQSDIDKFILQKNNLEKKVARLEKQSNKDAYIQSAIELEKMKVDYAYYSALISLEEIFKKGAKANSIKEVIGNGLLNLQTNSYVSIKELKDSLNETSSSYDNAFAELDLKKETDEEILIYLKNNADLLSSSMILSELNLVDTVEYINKLTSINSAKFNVGKIVVIIVVFLFFVSLTRILAKLTYWLMSLIASGEGVKEAKDQIVDIVKKPISALLIIYALNICIGVGFYPVPVPLTLANIFSIVYIVAFSWLVLTILNGYGIVIIDKIAQKSRRKEVVNLVLKVVYVIVLIIALLLILQKLGFDISALIASLGIGGLAVAFAAKDIIANFFASVMMLFDNSFSQGDWIVCGDIEGTVVEVGFRKTTIRSFDNALIFVPNSKLASDPVRNWSRRKVGRRIRMLIGIEYGATTDEIKKCVDDIKTMLINHPDIAKSEDITAKKKGLKYRQSIVSVDDYAGYKSNLFVVVDDFADSSINILVYCFAKTIVWGEFLDVKQDVMLKIMDILKQNGLNFAFPSQSLYIESVKDKI; translated from the coding sequence ATGCGTAAAATTTTAACCATCGTCTTGCTCTCATTTTTAACTCTTTTTGGTGCCGAAGATAATAAAACGCAAGAAGAAAGCATCATAAGCCTAACAAATCAGATCTTAACTTTAAATAATCAAATCCAGATTATAAAAGCACAGCAAAAAGATACAAACTCTTCAAAAACAGATAATTCAAATTTAGCCAGCCTTCAGAAGAAGAAGAACGATCTTTTGGAAAAAATTCCGCTATATATCATGCAGATTGAAGTGACTCAAAGCGATATTGACAAATTTATTTTGCAAAAAAATAATCTAGAAAAAAAAGTAGCTAGGCTAGAAAAACAATCAAATAAAGATGCTTATATCCAAAGCGCCATTGAACTTGAGAAGATGAAGGTTGACTACGCTTACTACTCGGCACTCATCAGCCTTGAAGAGATATTTAAAAAGGGTGCTAAGGCAAATTCTATCAAAGAGGTGATAGGTAACGGACTTTTAAATTTACAAACAAATTCTTACGTCAGTATAAAAGAGCTAAAAGATTCTCTAAATGAGACTTCAAGCTCTTACGATAACGCATTTGCCGAGCTTGATTTAAAAAAAGAGACTGATGAGGAAATTTTAATATATCTTAAAAACAATGCCGATCTTCTAAGCTCAAGCATGATCTTATCAGAGCTAAATTTAGTCGATACGGTCGAATATATAAATAAGCTAACTTCTATAAATTCGGCAAAATTTAACGTTGGTAAGATCGTAGTTATAATCGTAGTATTTTTATTTTTTGTCTCACTTACAAGAATTCTTGCCAAACTCACGTACTGGCTTATGTCACTTATTGCCTCTGGTGAAGGTGTAAAGGAGGCAAAGGATCAGATAGTAGATATCGTTAAAAAGCCTATCTCTGCACTTCTTATCATTTATGCGCTAAATATTTGTATCGGTGTTGGCTTTTATCCAGTGCCAGTACCATTAACTCTAGCAAATATCTTCTCGATCGTATATATAGTCGCGTTTTCATGGCTTGTTTTAACTATCCTAAATGGTTATGGCATAGTAATAATCGATAAAATTGCACAAAAGAGTAGACGAAAAGAGGTCGTAAATTTAGTTTTAAAAGTAGTATATGTAATTGTATTAATAATCGCACTTTTACTAATTCTTCAAAAGCTTGGCTTTGATATATCAGCGCTCATAGCTTCACTTGGTATCGGTGGTCTTGCTGTTGCATTTGCCGCAAAAGATATCATCGCAAACTTCTTTGCTTCTGTCATGATGCTCTTTGATAACTCATTTTCGCAAGGAGACTGGATAGTTTGTGGTGATATAGAGGGTACTGTTGTTGAGGTTGGCTTTAGAAAGACGACTATTAGAAGTTTTGATAATGCTTTAATCTTTGTGCCAAACTCAAAACTAGCAAGTGATCCTGTTAGAAACTGGAGTAGAAGAAAAGTCGGTAGACGTATCAGAATGCTAATAGGCATTGAATATGGAGCGACAACTGATGAGATTAAAAAATGTGTAGATGATATAAAAACTATGTTGATAAATCATCCAGATATTGCCAAAAGTGAGGATATAACAGCAAAGAAAAAAGGGCTAAAATATAGACAAAGTATAGTTTCAGTTGATGATTATGCTGGATATAAATCAAATTTATTTGTCGTGGTTGATGATTTTGCAGATAGCTCGATAAATATCTTAGTTTATTGTTTTGCAAAGACTATCGTTTGGGGAGAATTTTTAGATGTCAAACAAGATGTAATGCTAAAGATTATGGATATTTTAAAGCAAAATGGTCTAAATTTCGCATTCCCAAGCCAAAGCTTGTATATTGAAAGTGTCAAAGATAAAATTTAA